Proteins found in one Prochlorococcus marinus XMU1405 genomic segment:
- a CDS encoding high light inducible protein: MTPEAERFNGWAAMLGFVAAVGAYVTTGQIIPGWF, from the coding sequence ATGACTCCTGAAGCAGAACGTTTTAATGGTTGGGCAGCAATGCTAGGTTTCGTAGCAGCGGTTGGCGCTTACGTAACCACAGGTCAAATCATTCCT
- a CDS encoding photosystem II protein Y has translation MLRTIVVFAPIIAALAWVIFNIQKPAREQFNRDFLGKD, from the coding sequence ATGCTTAGAACAATTGTAGTTTTCGCTCCTATTATTGCAGCTTTAGCTTGGGTTATATTTAATATTCAAAAACCAGCAAGAGAACAGTTCAATAGAGACTTTTTGGGAAAGGATTAA